The Podospora pseudopauciseta strain CBS 411.78 chromosome 2 map unlocalized CBS411.78m_2, whole genome shotgun sequence genome has a window encoding:
- a CDS encoding uncharacterized protein (COG:S; EggNog:ENOG503NVNJ; antiSMASH:Cluster_4), whose product MAFPRERCIPKEISPYNIQLSPEDTPGNTHVKVLTQESADKVSELLMVNHVRYHTLFDAVGFHNHTVHHLLTLWALGATPSEVQAMYDLNKPYQALIQYHPASVAAVKLKEPAFFKQCIGNLDYYQDYVRFFQDEIAVRGVPAVVNEYLFKGDELSDDIFARMHSGFLHPMIHLGCGLEFSQPCLVAEALAAGCVHDEWPEWFIFPVEEYLKSNPDVPSKSLLEIVTSLQSDPVIANAVTPDDPLNKISDGLLKKVAKELVPYLASYQVDATPEDLQQKTTAMIHTCAYILGAAQHPGKVEAIDFVMLHMSTLGIFYPTFMAQDWISNENKKRMLQWKAWGDAVMYAGCGCPKLYPERVTGYTPKRPQDGWPELCHRANVYGDDGHISKVIRAMLNTQELPEPVEGFPLAKKDFLKIAHLALDSVERMLEPGQYKVPDKIKKTVAEEMRQDEEIVRVMVRWVRWCGVEGSWDNFPDLVEKSRGEEAVVGDATIAAT is encoded by the exons ATGGCTTTCCCAAGAGAAAGATGCATCCCCAAAGAGATCTCCCCGTATAACATTCAACTTTCGCCTGAAGACACTCCAGGCAATACCCACGTCAAGGTTTTGACCCAAGAAAGCGCAGACAAGGTCTCTGAGCTGCTGATGGTAAATCATGTACGCTACCACACTCTCTTTGATGCCGTGGGCTTCCACA ACCACACCGTGCACCATCTTCTCACACTTTGGGCCCTGGGCGCCACTCCATCAGAGGTACAGGCTATGTACGATCTCAACAAGCCGTACCAGGCCCTCATCCAGTACCATCCAGCGTCAGTAGCTGCGGTTAAACTGAAAGAACCTGCTTTCTTCAAGCAGTGCATTGGAAACCTGGACTACTACCAGGACTACGTTCGGTTTTTCCAAGACGAGATTGCCGTGAGGGGGGTCCCGGCTGTCGTGAACGAGTACCTGTTCAAGGGGGATGAGTTATCCGACGACATTTTTGCGCGCATGCATTCTGGCTTTCTTCATCCCATGATCCACCTCGGCTGTGGCCTGGAGTTTAGCCAACCCTGTCTCGTCGCCGAGGCTCTCGCAGCGGGGTGTGTTCATGACGAATGGCCAGAGTGGTTCATCTTCCCAGTGGAGGAATATCTCAAGTCGAACCCGGATGTCCCGTCAAAATCGCTGCTGGAAATCGTCACTAGTCTTCAAAGCGACCCCGTCATTGCTAACGCCGTGACACCTGACGACCCCCTCAACAAGATATCTGACGGCCTCTTGAAAAAGGTGGCCAAAGAGCTGGTGCCATATCTGGCCTCATACCAAGTCGATGCAACACCAGAGGACCTCCAACAAAAGACCACCGCCATGATACACACGTGCGCGTACATTCTCGGGGCAGCCCAGCATCCCGGCAAGGTAGAAGCCATCGACTTTGTCATGCTTCACATGTCCACGCTGGGAATCTTCTACCCGACCTTTATGGCACAAGATTGGATCTCCAACGAAAACAAGAAGCGGATGCTGCAGTGGAAGGCTTGGGGAGACGCGGTGATGTATGCCGGGTGCGGATGTCCCAAGCTGTACCCTGAGAGGGTTACTGGGTACACCCCTAAGCGCCCCCAGGACGGCTGGCCGGAACTCTGTCACCGGGCCAATGTCTATGGTGACGATGGACACATTTCCAAAGTCATCCGGGCTATGCTAAACACCCAAGAGCTACCCGAGCCGGTAGAAGGATTCCCCCTGGCGAAGAAGGATTTCCTCAAGATTGCGCATCTGGCTTTGGACTCTGTGGAGAGGATGCTGGAGCCAGGACAGTACAAAGTCCCTGATAAGATCAAAAAGACTGTGGCAGAAGAAATGCGACAAGATGAGGAGATTGTTAGGGTAATGGTGCGGTGGGTGCGTTGGTGCGGTGTGGAAGGATCGTGGGATAACTTCCCGGACCTTGTTGAGAAATCACGGGGTGAGGAGGCAGTGGTTGGAGATGCTACAATCGCTGCGACATAA
- a CDS encoding uncharacterized protein (COG:S; EggNog:ENOG503PDKN; antiSMASH:Cluster_4): protein MLVTTLLSAMSTLSRAAPTTTTVDSTELGQGPYHYDFGWTKPFISSCSNKTVDVKFRWSIKGLQYTTSSTFMSPTEEQEQKPSIESTYFSFNLTNPAIGGLARCNTTMSGPIPNATHVFWCDKWLSVDAGTVGLYGTRGPRLHLRFHEKTLLLNDGWKCDEPGQRSNGDIQYSARGLIELEYSQCTGASSVTGDWKPGQIYSQKTIGCRADQIDLKPNYLLGVYSADPFFLVIGEW, encoded by the exons ATGCTCGTGACAACCCTTCTTTCCGCCATGTCAACCCTTTCAAGGGCGgcacccaccacaaccaccgtCGACTCAACAGAACTCGGCCAAGGTCCTTACCACTACGACTTCGGCTGGACCAAACCCTTCATCAGCTCCTGCAGCAACAAGACTGTCGATGTCAAGTTCCGCTGGTCCATCAAAGGCCTCCAATacaccacctcttccacatTCATGTCACCCACcgaagaacaagaacagaAGCCCAGCATCGAGTCGACTTACTTCAgcttcaacctcaccaaccccgccatcggGGGCCTAGCTCGCTGCAACACCACCATGTCTGGGCCGATACCAAACGCGACCCATGTATTCTGGTGCGACAAGTGGCTTTCAGTCGACGCTGGGACGGTTGGGCTGTATGGGACCCGTGGTCCACGGCTTCACCTGAGGTTTCATGAGAAGACGCTGTTGCTTAATGATGGGTGGAAGTGTGATGAGCCAGGGCAGAGAAGTAATGGCGA CATACAATACAGCGCAAGAGGCCTTATAGAACTGGAATACTCGCAGTGTACTGGGGCATCTTCAGTCACCGGTGACTGGAAGCCCGGTCAGATTTATTCGCAAAAGACAATCGGTTGTCGCGCTGACCAGATCGATCTTAAGCCGAATTATCTACTTGGGGTGTA CTCTGCTGACCCGTTTTTCTTGGTTATTGGGGAGTGGTAA
- the YAR1 gene encoding ankyrin repeat-containing protein (COG:S; EggNog:ENOG503P7TZ; antiSMASH:Cluster_4), which yields MASIQFQEEEIDDLIYLARVGDKDELSTLLSGIIARQTTDRIPTPADVLAQAVDESSKNTTLHMASANGHVEIVEYILSRFPTADKDQKQAFLDATNEFGNTALHWAALNGHLPIVKLLVENGASVALANDKNYIPLDLASFSEKIDVVDYFLKEVREMEAENAKEGLGEAVTDVKVEDGEENEGSSKGKEKESS from the exons ATGGCCTCGATCCAAtttcaagaagaagaaattgACGACCTCATCTACCTCGCCCGCGTCGGTGACAAAGACGAGCTCTCCACTCTCCTCTCAGGAATCATTGCCCGCCAGACCACCGACAGGATACCCACACCCGCCGACGTTCTCGCCCAGGCGGTAGACGAGAGCAGCAAGAACACAACCCTGCACATGGCCAGCGCCAACGGTCATGTTG AAATCGTCGAGTACATCCTCTCCCGGTTTCCAACCGCCGACAAGGATCAAAAACAAGCCTTCCTCGACGCCACAAATGAGTTCGGCAACACAGCCCTCCACTGGGCAGCTCTCAACGGCCACCTCCCAATTGTGAAGCTCCTCGTTGAAAACGGTGCGTCTGTTGCGTTGGCCAATGACAAGAACTACATCCCTCTTGACCTGGCGAGCTTCAGCGAGAAGATCGATGTGGTGGATTACTTCCTCAAGGAGGTGCGTGAGATGGAGGCTGAAAATGCAAAGGAGGGTCTAGGGGAGGCTGTGACGGATGTAAAGGTAGAAGACGGTGAGGAGAATGAGGGCTCTTCAAAaggaaaggagaaggagtcAAGTTGA